One Bdellovibrionales bacterium genomic window, CTGGCCCAACATTAAGTAGCTCACTATACATAACTCCAATTAGAAAGGAGGCAGGGAAATCCCCACCCATACAAGCCCAATTAGGGGGCTTCAAAATCAAAATGCTTAGCTTGGGAATATTTGGCTTTAAGAAATGGCCATAGTGACCCAATATGATCCAATAGATCGGAAGAATCATAGGAACCCTTGCAAAAATCCAAACAATAAATTTGGCTTGCAATGTCTGTCCTTCTCCCATCAGAAACGCGCCTTCAGGAACCATTGCGTTCCGACGGCGAAGATAATAAAGGAAATAAGGGCTACTCGACCAACACCATAAGTCTCAAAACCGGCCGCTGTTGGGCCTACTGAGGTCCCCCGCGTTGTCGCCCACACAATCAGCTATGACACCAGGATTTCTCACGTCATCCTCCTTGATCTGAATACGATCTTCATCAGATCGAGCCGATATCTGAGATTTTGTGAAAATCCCTCCGCAAACACGCAAAGCTCAGGGCACCAGAGATTCCCCAATGGCGATCCAATGAAGCGGGAACCCGCCGCCTCGGCGAGCTTAAAAAACAAAAATCAGGATCGCGGGAACCAGCTCAACACAAATCAATACGACCCCGATCGACATACCCGCACGAAGGGACCTCCATTACAGGATAGGGTTTGCCTGCCAGAGAAGAGAAACTGGTGCGACTGTTTGCGTGGGTGTTAAGTCAATTCAAACCAAGCTACAAAAAGAAGCGAGAATCCCCCAAACCGACCAAAAGAGAATGAGAGCCACCCGTTCAAGCCTTCTGTCAACAAACCGAAATAACCGATAATGCATACGCCAATGCAAGCTTCAGAACCACAAATAGCTTCCCTGTTCAAACAGAAGTTAGGTTTTGCAGGTCTCATAAATTAAGATTGGAGACCTCAAGCATTGATTTGAACAGGCAAACTTCTTACACAGAGGAACTCCTTAAGACCAAAAATGATGCAAACCGCAGCAGGCCACCGAACACCAAGATCTGGGGTTCACAAGATCGCCCATCAATGGAAAATGAACGTCCAAATTAGGCAAAATCAAATCAGCCTCTGAGCCAAATGCAAGACCTGCTAGGCCCAAAGCAAAGACCGCAACAGCAAACGAAATAGGGTTTCCACGTCAACTTCATATCGTCCTCTTATGTCAGTTAGAAAATTCTTTTGTTTGGAGTTGCTGTTCTTAGCTTCACAGCAGTCAGCTTGTCAA contains:
- a CDS encoding sodium/proton-translocating pyrophosphatase, which codes for MRVCGGIFTKSQISARSDEDRIQIKEDDVRNPGVIADCVGDNAGDLSRPNSGRF